ACACGAGGAAGCAAAAATGACCTTCAATGTAAAGCATCAATTGCTCAATGAAAATGAACTGCTGCTCCGGATGGCTGAAGGAGATGAGCAGGCATTTGCGCAATTGTACTCATTTTACCAGCCGCGCTTGCTCCGTTTTGTGCTTGCATTCGCCCTTAGCCGGCCCTTTGCTGAGGATCTTGTTCAGGATATTCTTTTCAAACTATGGACCCGCAGGGAAACCCTGGTAGGTATTCTCTCTCTGGAAAAATACCTGATGCGGATGGCCAGGAACCAACTGCTGGACAATTTAAAGAAACAGGCTACCGAACAGAAATATCTCAGCAGGGTAACGGTAGAAGAAACTATTTCCTCTCACCCCAACAGCGATCTGCTGTTCAGGGAATATCATCAGATGGCCTGGAATGCCATCAATCAATTACCGGCAAAACAGAAAGAAATCTTCCTCCTCCGGCACCTGCAGGATATGACACTGGATGAAATTGCCGGAACACTCCAAAGCTCGCGGGCTGCCGTTCAGAAAAATCTCACGAGGGCTGTTCGCTTCATCAAAGATCAGTTGCGGCATCAGGCCGGATGGACCTTCCCGCTGATCTGCCTGCTGATTGCCCTGCCTGAATAAAAGTATCCCCCTATAAATATTTTAGGACTGATGTCCTCAATGTTTTGAGAAAGTCGTCTTTATTAATACAACTCATTATGACAAACCGGGCACTACTGGAGAAAATGGCAAATAATTCCGCTTCCGAAGCGGATATCAATTTGTTTTGGGAACGGTTGAAACACTTGCCTCAGCAAGAGGTGGCCGATCTTATGGACCAGTATGAATCCATGCTTGAACAGGAAGCGGATTTTGGCGCTGCAGACGAACAGATGTTCCGTGAAATGCAGCAGCGGATTGCAACATGGGAAACGCCCGCAAAGGTCCATTCATTCCGCGCAAATCTATGGAGGAATGCAGCCGTTGCCGCCTCGCTGTTGATCCTGCTCGCAATTGGAGGATACTTTTGGCTTCGTCATAAAGACCCTCCGGCTATAGTAGGCACCAACCCAAAATTATCGCCGGAAATTGGGCCCGGACGCGATGGTGCTATCCTGACCCTTGCCGACGGAAGGAAGGTGTTGCTGGATAGCATGGGG
This portion of the Pseudobacter ginsenosidimutans genome encodes:
- a CDS encoding RNA polymerase sigma factor translates to MTFNVKHQLLNENELLLRMAEGDEQAFAQLYSFYQPRLLRFVLAFALSRPFAEDLVQDILFKLWTRRETLVGILSLEKYLMRMARNQLLDNLKKQATEQKYLSRVTVEETISSHPNSDLLFREYHQMAWNAINQLPAKQKEIFLLRHLQDMTLDEIAGTLQSSRAAVQKNLTRAVRFIKDQLRHQAGWTFPLICLLIALPE